A genomic stretch from Acidobacteriota bacterium includes:
- a CDS encoding DUF362 domain-containing protein — protein MLGSTDRRTFLKLVGAGTAALATTRLGTAASGPRPRIHRVHHIPAPDFASSNRHPGLESLLFSMAADGIRFYQGTTPHPLSGPDGLIAADDTVLIKVNAQWKYRGCSNSDVTRGVVQRILDHPDGFTGEVVIIENGQGRGSLNCDTTSGCDGGTREVHANAENEGHSFSWLVQQLFQDERVGERLLDGIRTTFITADDHDTEGYRTLSNVSYPCFFTPRGTRVEFKEGLWNGTSHDSQRLKWINIPTMKDHKDLNVTGCLKNIYGLITTYNEPIPHHDPNQGGKVMGEFFTLVRPATLNLLDHIWVSHASLCGFPPDTTTRRNMLVAGFDPCALDAWSARHVLYPISGDPAHDPDIPGYFRSYLLDARDTINGNGGIFGEDSTIDEAAVIARHQDQRKIQLALARRGDDIYLEWAGAAAPYRLERDSSPDFLTAQILADNLTTTEYTDLGAGVDGTNWYYRVSAV, from the coding sequence ATGCTCGGATCGACCGACCGGAGGACCTTCCTCAAACTCGTTGGCGCCGGCACAGCGGCGCTGGCCACGACCCGCCTTGGGACGGCCGCGAGCGGCCCCCGGCCCCGCATCCATCGCGTACACCACATTCCGGCCCCCGATTTCGCGTCCAGCAACCGGCATCCGGGCCTGGAGTCGCTGCTCTTCTCGATGGCCGCGGACGGCATCCGGTTCTACCAGGGCACGACGCCCCACCCCCTGTCCGGACCCGACGGCCTGATCGCCGCCGACGATACCGTGCTGATCAAGGTCAACGCCCAGTGGAAATATCGGGGTTGCAGCAACAGTGACGTGACCCGGGGCGTCGTACAACGCATCCTCGATCATCCGGACGGTTTTACCGGCGAGGTCGTCATCATCGAAAACGGGCAGGGCCGAGGCTCGCTCAACTGCGATACGACCTCCGGTTGCGATGGGGGCACCCGCGAAGTGCACGCCAACGCTGAAAACGAGGGGCACAGCTTCTCCTGGCTCGTGCAGCAACTCTTCCAGGACGAGCGTGTCGGCGAACGCCTGCTCGATGGTATTCGCACCACGTTCATCACCGCCGACGATCACGACACGGAAGGCTACCGCACCCTGTCCAACGTCTCCTATCCCTGCTTCTTCACGCCCCGGGGAACGCGGGTCGAGTTCAAGGAAGGCCTGTGGAACGGCACTTCCCATGACAGCCAGCGCCTGAAGTGGATCAACATCCCGACGATGAAAGACCACAAGGACCTGAACGTGACTGGCTGCCTGAAGAACATCTACGGGCTGATCACGACCTACAACGAACCGATCCCGCACCACGACCCGAATCAAGGCGGCAAGGTGATGGGCGAGTTCTTCACCCTCGTCCGCCCCGCCACCCTCAATCTCCTCGACCACATCTGGGTTTCCCACGCGAGCCTCTGCGGTTTCCCACCGGACACGACGACACGCCGCAATATGCTGGTGGCCGGCTTCGACCCCTGCGCTCTCGATGCCTGGTCGGCACGTCATGTGCTCTACCCCATTTCGGGGGACCCGGCCCACGATCCGGACATCCCGGGATACTTCCGCTCCTACCTCCTCGACGCCCGCGACACGATCAACGGCAACGGCGGCATTTTCGGCGAAGACTCCACCATCGACGAAGCCGCGGTCATCGCACGGCACCAGGACCAGCGCAAGATCCAGCTCGCTCTCGCGCGCCGAGGTGACGACATCTACCTCGAATGGGCCGGTGCCGCCGCACCCTACCGGCTGGAGCGTGACAGCTCCCCGGACTTCCTGACGGCCCAGATCCTCGCCGACAATCTGACAACCACCGAGTACACCGACCTGGGCGCCGGCGTCGACGGCACGAACTGGTACTACAGGGTCAGCGCCGTCTAG
- a CDS encoding chemotaxis response regulator protein-glutamate methylesterase, with amino-acid sequence MIKVLIVDDSAVVRSTLKRALSAHGDIHVVGAAVDPYVAREYIAKFEPDVLTLDIEMPRMDGLTFLGKLMRFHPIPTVVVSSLTPQNSEMAMRALALGAVAVIPKPGSQLSVPDVEDSLIHAIRAASVAQVQPLREPSAPRQPVPDQHLETSHKILAVGASTGGTVAIEEVLREMPRNTPGTVIAQHMPPGFTRSFAERLNGICQVEVREAAEGDDVVPGVALVAPGGRHMVLVREGARYRVGLNDDPPEHFQRPAVDVLFRSVARIAGANAIGVLLTGMGSDGAQGLLAMRKAGAHTMAQDEKSCVVFGMPKEAIKLSAAETVCPLREIAGTVLNSRILRAAPTAI; translated from the coding sequence GTGATCAAGGTTCTCATCGTCGACGATTCAGCGGTGGTGCGGTCCACACTCAAGCGGGCACTGAGCGCCCACGGCGATATCCACGTCGTCGGCGCGGCTGTCGACCCCTATGTGGCGCGGGAGTACATCGCCAAATTCGAGCCGGACGTCTTGACCCTGGATATCGAGATGCCGCGAATGGATGGGTTGACCTTTCTCGGCAAACTGATGCGCTTTCACCCGATTCCAACGGTCGTGGTCAGTTCACTCACGCCCCAAAACAGCGAGATGGCCATGAGGGCCCTGGCCCTGGGGGCGGTGGCCGTGATCCCCAAGCCGGGCTCCCAACTCTCGGTTCCAGACGTGGAGGATTCGCTGATCCACGCCATTCGCGCCGCATCTGTGGCGCAGGTCCAGCCGCTGAGAGAGCCCAGTGCTCCCCGCCAACCCGTGCCGGACCAGCATCTCGAAACATCTCACAAGATCTTGGCCGTCGGCGCCAGTACCGGGGGTACCGTGGCCATCGAAGAAGTGCTTCGCGAAATGCCTCGCAACACACCCGGCACCGTCATCGCCCAGCACATGCCCCCTGGCTTCACCCGTTCCTTCGCCGAGCGCCTCAACGGCATCTGCCAGGTCGAGGTCCGGGAGGCCGCGGAGGGGGATGACGTGGTACCGGGCGTGGCTCTCGTCGCACCCGGCGGAAGGCACATGGTCCTTGTTCGCGAGGGGGCTCGCTACCGGGTGGGACTCAACGACGACCCCCCAGAACATTTTCAGCGGCCCGCGGTCGATGTCCTCTTCCGCTCCGTCGCCCGCATCGCGGGAGCCAATGCGATTGGTGTCCTGCTGACCGGCATGGGCAGCGACGGCGCCCAGGGTCTGCTCGCCATGCGCAAGGCCGGGGCCCATACGATGGCCCAAGACGAAAAGAGCTGCGTCGTCTTCGGCATGCCCAAGGAAGCGATCAAGCTCTCCGCCGCTGAAACCGTGTGTCCCCTGCGGGAGATCGCCGGCACTGTGCTCAACTCCCGGATCCTGCGCGCAGCCCCCACCGCGATATGA